The following proteins are co-located in the Echinicola sp. 20G genome:
- a CDS encoding SusC/RagA family TonB-linked outer membrane protein — MDKKPDFLTADEYRDLIDQGLIDEVNDLGHSTDLYDMLLNKQNLSQYHNFAASGGGENSSYRASFYFNDAEGIAKENSRRQFGGRINFNQTGLNDRLTLAANMATNFNKANLLGGGTGDFEQAIQRNPTAPIFNEDGSFVETQAYNNYNPLSRYANRISERNQQTFSGDARLSLKIIDGLTASAFGAHVRDTYNDRYYQSMNDFANRPTSDYQGMGYASKYNYLRWTNTFESTLNYKRMFGTDHSLDVIGGYSYQYFTTETFNVNNNGFTTDGFLDWNLSAGSAINNTQLPRPGMDSFKEDNTLIALFARASYSFQEKYFAQATIRREGSSRFGANHKWGNFPAVSVGWELTKEEFLANSAAVNNLKVRLGYGVTGNQGIGNYNSLVTLSTGGVYPQEGIFYQTYGAARNPNPDLRWEKKREWNLGFDFLLFNNKLGGSLDLYNRETVDLLYNYTAQQPAFVRSTLLTNVGSINNKGVELYLTSTIIQNSDFSWRADLTANTQRNKVTSLSNDVFTISWIEDGGLPSPGNLGNAIRVEEGGVVGNFYGKRFAGFTEDGKWQFYKADGSIGGAGDMAQEDLTIIGNGVPKYMASLNNTFTYKNFDLTLFFRGKFGFDILNTKDLYFGNKRWLPNNLLESAVTTHAELDDDPQYSDYYLEKGDFVKLDNLTLGYNFKLRSEYVRNLRVYATGRNLLTITGYSGIDPELQDVGFNTGIDGRGFYPRTKSFSLGVKVGF, encoded by the coding sequence GTGGACAAGAAACCTGATTTTCTTACCGCGGATGAATACAGGGATTTGATCGATCAAGGGTTGATCGATGAGGTCAATGACCTAGGTCATTCAACGGACTTGTATGATATGCTGTTAAATAAGCAGAATCTAAGTCAATACCATAATTTTGCTGCCTCAGGTGGAGGAGAAAATTCTAGTTATAGAGCTTCATTCTATTTTAATGACGCAGAAGGCATTGCCAAGGAAAACAGTAGAAGGCAATTTGGAGGCCGGATCAACTTCAACCAGACTGGCCTAAATGACCGATTGACTTTGGCTGCTAACATGGCTACCAACTTCAATAAAGCCAATTTACTTGGTGGGGGTACAGGAGATTTTGAACAAGCTATTCAGAGGAATCCAACTGCACCTATTTTTAATGAAGATGGATCGTTTGTGGAAACCCAAGCTTATAACAATTACAATCCACTTTCTAGGTATGCCAATAGAATCAGCGAAAGAAACCAACAAACATTCTCAGGAGATGCGCGCCTTTCCCTGAAAATCATTGATGGTTTGACCGCTTCCGCTTTTGGTGCCCATGTAAGGGATACTTACAATGACAGGTATTACCAATCGATGAATGACTTCGCAAACCGTCCCACTTCTGATTATCAAGGAATGGGTTATGCATCCAAGTATAATTATTTAAGATGGACAAATACTTTTGAGTCTACCTTAAATTATAAGAGAATGTTTGGAACTGATCATTCATTGGATGTAATAGGTGGTTATAGTTATCAGTATTTCACCACAGAAACTTTCAATGTTAATAACAATGGTTTTACAACTGACGGATTTTTAGATTGGAACCTCAGTGCGGGTAGTGCGATCAATAATACCCAGTTGCCTAGGCCTGGAATGGACAGTTTCAAAGAAGATAATACATTGATCGCTCTTTTTGCACGGGCTAGTTATTCCTTTCAAGAGAAGTATTTTGCCCAAGCAACCATTAGAAGAGAAGGTTCATCAAGGTTTGGTGCCAATCACAAGTGGGGTAACTTTCCAGCGGTTTCAGTAGGTTGGGAATTGACCAAAGAGGAGTTTTTAGCCAATAGTGCTGCCGTGAATAATCTTAAAGTTCGTTTGGGATATGGCGTAACAGGTAACCAGGGAATTGGAAACTACAACTCTTTAGTGACACTTTCTACTGGAGGTGTTTACCCGCAAGAAGGGATATTTTATCAAACATATGGAGCTGCAAGAAATCCAAATCCAGATTTAAGGTGGGAAAAGAAAAGGGAGTGGAACTTAGGTTTTGACTTCTTGCTTTTCAATAACAAGCTAGGGGGCTCTTTGGATCTTTATAATAGAGAGACAGTTGACTTGCTTTACAATTACACGGCTCAGCAACCTGCTTTCGTGAGAAGTACGTTATTGACCAATGTAGGTAGTATCAACAATAAAGGGGTAGAATTATACTTGACCTCTACTATCATCCAAAACAGTGATTTCAGTTGGAGAGCAGATTTAACTGCCAATACTCAAAGAAATAAGGTTACCTCACTTTCTAATGATGTATTTACCATTTCGTGGATTGAAGATGGTGGACTCCCTAGTCCTGGGAACTTGGGTAATGCCATCAGAGTAGAAGAAGGTGGTGTAGTTGGTAATTTCTATGGAAAACGCTTTGCTGGTTTTACTGAAGATGGAAAATGGCAATTTTATAAGGCTGATGGCTCTATCGGTGGGGCAGGAGATATGGCCCAAGAAGATTTGACGATAATCGGAAATGGGGTGCCTAAGTATATGGCGTCATTGAACAATACCTTTACCTACAAGAATTTTGACTTGACACTTTTCTTTAGAGGTAAATTTGGTTTTGATATTTTAAATACCAAGGATCTTTATTTTGGAAATAAAAGATGGTTGCCCAACAACCTGCTAGAAAGTGCGGTTACGACCCATGCTGAATTGGATGATGACCCACAATATTCAGACTACTATTTGGAAAAGGGAGACTTTGTGAAGTTGGATAACCTGACTTTAGGCTACAATTTCAAACTGCGAAGCGAATACGTGAGAAACCTAAGAGTATACGCAACTGGAAGAAACCTACTGACGATTACAGGATATTCAGGTATTGATCCTGAGTTGCAGGATGTAGGTTTCAATACAGGTATAGATGGTAGAGGTTTTTACCCAAGAACCAAGTCATTTTCACTAGGGGTTAAAGTTGGATTTTAA
- a CDS encoding carboxypeptidase-like regulatory domain-containing protein, producing MNEKLPVATVPGGSITSNFRGLRGGFLLMLLSGVVGSFSSAEGKTFIGKEISDSNSPTSFHIAAKEVTGVVTDESGEPLPGVSILEKGTTNGTVTDLDGKFSINVASNESILVFSFIGMASQDVPVGSQSTLKIEMASDTESLEEFVVIGYGSQKKREITSSVANVGEEDFVQGGMRSPMELIQGKVAGLNINRTQGSNPNGSTDIQLRGLTSIVGTTSPLIVIDGIPGGSLDLLQQDDIESFDVLKDGSAAAIYGTRGNAGVILITTKKGKS from the coding sequence ATGAACGAAAAGTTACCAGTTGCCACCGTGCCTGGTGGTAGCATCACTTCAAACTTTCGGGGACTAAGAGGAGGCTTTTTATTAATGCTTCTCTCAGGCGTAGTCGGTTCTTTCTCTTCTGCAGAAGGAAAGACATTTATCGGAAAAGAAATTTCCGATTCTAATTCTCCAACATCTTTTCATATCGCAGCAAAAGAGGTTACCGGGGTCGTAACAGACGAATCTGGAGAGCCATTACCAGGAGTGTCGATTTTAGAGAAAGGAACAACCAACGGTACAGTGACAGATCTCGATGGTAAATTTTCTATCAATGTGGCATCGAATGAGTCGATTTTGGTTTTTAGCTTCATAGGTATGGCCAGCCAAGATGTCCCAGTAGGGAGCCAATCGACTTTGAAAATAGAAATGGCATCGGATACTGAGTCATTAGAAGAATTTGTCGTGATTGGTTATGGTTCTCAGAAAAAGCGTGAGATTACTTCTTCTGTGGCCAATGTGGGAGAGGAAGACTTTGTCCAAGGCGGAATGAGGTCACCAATGGAATTGATCCAGGGTAAAGTGGCTGGATTGAATATCAACAGAACCCAAGGAAGCAACCCGAATGGGTCTACAGATATTCAACTGAGAGGGTTGACCTCAATTGTAGGAACAACAAGCCCCCTAATTGTAATTGACGGTATTCCTGGAGGTAGTTTGGATTTGCTCCAGCAGGACGATATTGAGTCGTTTGACGTATTGAAAGATGGTTCTGCGGCGGCCATTTATGGTACCAGAGGTAATGCAGGGGTGATTTTGATTACAACCAAAAAAGGGAAATCATGA
- a CDS encoding LacI family DNA-binding transcriptional regulator yields the protein MQRKKHSIKAIAKELNISVTTVSFVLNGKAEENRISQKLIDKVQAYVKKIGYRPSQLAKSLRTGKSNIIVFMVEDISNPFFATIAKMIEDRAFLDGYKIIYTSTNNDPEKTMGLLSMFRDLQVDGYILTPPVGMDANLIEELSKDKNPLILFDRYIPEVDCSYVVIDNYQGAKQGLDLFLKNGLKEIGFVTIDSDQSQMHDRREAYEEMCKAENQKERILKIPFDTYSSQQTEEVMEDYFKSNRDLEAVFFATNYLAMKGMQVLKQLKIKIPDDLSVIAFDDNEFFKFNTPSVTSIVQPKDEIAQGLIQSMFKLINTEQEERSATKIVLQASLKERESSKKERESSNKNRSAG from the coding sequence ATGCAAAGAAAAAAACATTCAATAAAAGCCATAGCCAAAGAGCTTAATATTTCTGTAACCACTGTTTCATTTGTGCTTAACGGAAAGGCAGAAGAAAATAGGATAAGTCAGAAACTCATCGATAAAGTGCAGGCTTATGTCAAAAAGATAGGCTATCGGCCCAGTCAGTTGGCAAAGAGTCTTCGTACGGGAAAATCAAATATCATTGTTTTCATGGTGGAGGATATTTCCAATCCTTTCTTTGCCACCATTGCTAAGATGATTGAGGACAGGGCTTTTTTGGATGGTTACAAAATAATTTATACCAGCACCAACAATGATCCTGAAAAAACAATGGGCTTGCTGAGCATGTTTAGGGATCTTCAGGTGGATGGGTATATTCTTACCCCTCCTGTTGGAATGGATGCAAATCTCATAGAGGAATTGTCTAAGGATAAAAACCCTTTGATTTTATTCGATAGGTATATTCCCGAGGTGGACTGCAGTTATGTAGTCATTGATAATTACCAAGGAGCCAAGCAAGGACTGGATCTCTTTTTGAAAAATGGTTTGAAGGAAATCGGTTTTGTTACTATTGATTCAGATCAATCTCAGATGCACGATCGTCGTGAAGCTTATGAAGAGATGTGTAAGGCTGAAAACCAAAAAGAAAGGATTCTAAAAATTCCATTTGATACTTATTCATCCCAGCAAACCGAGGAAGTGATGGAAGACTATTTTAAGAGTAATCGCGATTTGGAGGCTGTGTTTTTTGCAACTAACTATTTAGCCATGAAGGGAATGCAGGTGTTGAAGCAGTTGAAAATCAAAATTCCAGATGATTTGTCGGTGATAGCCTTTGATGATAATGAATTTTTTAAATTCAATACACCATCAGTTACCAGTATTGTTCAACCAAAGGATGAAATTGCTCAGGGGTTGATTCAGTCCATGTTTAAACTTATCAATACGGAACAAGAAGAAAGATCAGCCACAAAAATAGTTCTTCAGGCCTCATTAAAGGAAAGAGAGTCCTCCAAAAAGGAAAGAGAGTCCTCCAACAAAAACCGAAGTGCTGGTTAA
- a CDS encoding DUF6600 domain-containing protein, whose product MKKEKLTKWLGVTLIMWLAFTIVNPKNANAESPLGVSFQIFYDELAPYGDWVEDARYGYIWLPYADRNFHPYNSNGHWVMTEYGNTWVSYYNWGWAPFHYGRWFYDEYYGWAWVPGYEWGPAWVNWRTGGGYYGWAPMTPGFSVSVNIGIPSFHWVFVPQRRFTQRHVYRYCAPRRNIVNIYNRTTVINNTVVYNRNRYISGPSRRDIERYSRGNVTVYKVNSSQRAGKANVSRNTLNIYRPDVRMARNDNRSQNAKPRTITSLEKARSNRAAIANTNNNSNSRGNVTAPRSNNRSSATTSGRQTNVNQPSRSTRPTGTYNSSQRSSNSSRGQEATKAQPYGNRNNSGSYSKNAEVKRQSRPVENRSKPTDVHVRSSKEVKQSRVSKPSQPANRQVSRPSNSSNNRSTSTVKRSSNSANKSRSSSNSASSRSSNSRSRGNN is encoded by the coding sequence ATGAAAAAGGAAAAATTAACAAAATGGTTGGGAGTCACCCTGATTATGTGGTTGGCATTTACAATAGTAAACCCTAAAAATGCCAATGCCGAATCCCCACTTGGTGTATCATTTCAAATATTCTATGATGAATTGGCTCCTTATGGAGACTGGGTAGAAGATGCAAGATATGGTTATATCTGGCTCCCCTATGCCGATAGAAATTTCCACCCATATAACTCCAATGGACACTGGGTAATGACAGAATATGGCAATACCTGGGTTTCTTATTACAATTGGGGATGGGCTCCTTTTCACTACGGAAGATGGTTTTACGATGAATACTATGGTTGGGCCTGGGTTCCAGGATACGAATGGGGACCTGCTTGGGTAAACTGGAGAACAGGAGGAGGCTACTACGGCTGGGCACCAATGACACCAGGCTTTTCGGTAAGTGTAAATATCGGAATCCCAAGTTTCCACTGGGTATTTGTACCTCAAAGACGATTTACTCAAAGACATGTTTACAGGTATTGCGCTCCTAGAAGAAACATTGTAAACATCTACAACAGAACTACCGTCATCAACAATACGGTGGTCTACAATAGGAATAGATATATTTCAGGTCCTAGCCGAAGAGATATAGAGAGATATAGCAGAGGCAATGTAACCGTTTATAAAGTCAACAGTAGTCAAAGAGCTGGCAAAGCCAATGTATCTAGAAATACTCTGAATATCTATCGACCAGATGTAAGAATGGCAAGAAATGATAATAGAAGTCAAAATGCCAAACCTAGAACAATAACTTCTCTAGAAAAGGCAAGATCAAATAGAGCTGCTATAGCCAATACGAATAACAATTCTAACTCAAGAGGAAACGTCACTGCTCCAAGAAGTAACAACAGGTCTTCTGCAACAACTTCAGGAAGACAGACTAACGTCAATCAACCTTCTAGAAGCACACGTCCAACAGGAACTTACAATAGCAGCCAAAGAAGCAGCAACAGTTCCCGAGGACAAGAGGCAACAAAAGCCCAACCTTATGGAAACAGAAACAATAGCGGCTCATATTCTAAGAATGCTGAAGTAAAAAGACAAAGCCGTCCTGTGGAGAACAGGTCAAAACCAACTGATGTACATGTAAGGTCTTCAAAGGAGGTGAAGCAAAGCAGAGTAAGCAAACCTAGTCAACCTGCTAACAGACAAGTTAGCCGACCAAGCAATAGTTCAAACAACAGAAGTACATCGACAGTTAAAAGAAGTAGTAATTCTGCCAATAAAAGTAGAAGCTCATCAAACAGTGCTTCCTCAAGGAGTTCAAACAGCAGATCCAGAGGAAACAACTAA
- a CDS encoding histone H1, which translates to MSRFTEVKDLVASLEEDFEKFYEKGNKAAGTRVRNGMQEIKNLAQDIRKEVTEIKNSSK; encoded by the coding sequence ATGAGCAGATTCACAGAAGTAAAGGATTTGGTAGCTTCTTTGGAAGAAGATTTTGAAAAATTCTACGAAAAGGGGAATAAAGCAGCTGGTACTCGTGTAAGAAACGGTATGCAGGAAATCAAAAACCTAGCTCAGGACATCAGAAAAGAAGTCACTGAGATCAAAAACTCTAGTAAATAA
- a CDS encoding DUF1080 domain-containing protein — MKTQQKTYQKRIRLVAMVTGLLLGFQWTIVNAQSDSEGFLELFNGKDLSGWVGNKTDYVVEDGVLVIRPDRGGQGNLYTEKEYGDFHFKFDFQLTPGANNGLGIRAPLKGDAAYVGIELQILDNTAEKYANLHEYQYHGSVYGVIAAKRGFLKPVGEWNSEEVIVKGNKVKVILNGHTIVNGDIKKASKNGTKDGKDHPGLLREKGHIGFLGHGSVVKFKNIWIKEL, encoded by the coding sequence ATGAAAACACAGCAAAAGACATATCAAAAAAGAATCAGACTGGTGGCCATGGTGACCGGGCTGTTATTAGGCTTTCAGTGGACAATAGTCAATGCGCAATCCGACTCTGAGGGATTTTTAGAATTATTTAATGGTAAAGACCTGAGTGGTTGGGTAGGTAATAAGACGGATTATGTAGTGGAGGATGGTGTATTAGTTATTCGACCGGATCGTGGGGGACAAGGCAATTTATATACTGAAAAAGAATACGGGGACTTTCATTTCAAGTTTGACTTTCAGCTAACTCCAGGAGCAAATAATGGTTTGGGAATCCGGGCTCCATTAAAAGGAGATGCTGCTTATGTAGGGATTGAGTTACAAATATTAGATAATACTGCTGAAAAATACGCGAATCTGCATGAGTACCAATACCATGGCTCTGTCTATGGGGTTATAGCTGCTAAGAGAGGCTTTTTAAAGCCCGTAGGGGAGTGGAACTCCGAGGAGGTCATCGTTAAGGGAAATAAGGTTAAAGTAATCTTAAATGGCCATACCATAGTTAATGGAGACATCAAAAAAGCAAGCAAAAATGGAACAAAGGATGGAAAGGATCACCCTGGGCTATTGAGAGAAAAAGGCCATATTGGTTTTTTGGGGCATGGTTCAGTGGTGAAGTTTAAAAACATTTGGATAAAAGAGTTGTAA
- a CDS encoding RagB/SusD family nutrient uptake outer membrane protein, which translates to MKKILYTLALLVWMTGCSDILDIEDINHYSPEDVWNDENLANAYLANLYSMFGNWSTGADRNSQQIAGIVWYADQITISNGNYKDWNYDRIRLINQAIQDVQMGTLPQEVKDNILGQALFMRAYTYFNMVMYHGGVPYITVPQDRYEDDLNVPRNSTAECFDFLENDLDQAISLLPTRIEPNSGEYGKIDGNFATAFKAKVLLYKASPQFNPSDPWDNVYWQEAYDANRLAYESLLGQGYGLVEDYSNIALEERNEEVVFSVINSYPNKTAAWDHGVRPGSESRGPASACPTWEFIQEFPMADGKLYNDPTGAYYMTDEAFLQNYWLNRDPRFNKSIVWAGKRYEVSGKAEKRQYTSLGIAHELDDFGINPAAQTNSTNLDRYTGFFILKNSLLNLTQAEVQQYDLDYVLMRFAEVMLNYAETANEVGEMDIALDILRQIRERAGIEAGNDGNYGITATNREEVREAILAERNIEFCFEGHRFWDLRRLRMLDRLDGTTKHGVESIAIDGDGSDMLLSEARSKASTYGLVESDFRYTVLQVPRSGVQESVLPENYYFFPIQNTVLDRNPNLEQNEGWGGTFDPTL; encoded by the coding sequence ATGAAAAAGATACTATATACTTTGGCATTATTGGTCTGGATGACAGGCTGCTCGGACATATTAGATATAGAAGATATCAACCATTATAGTCCTGAGGATGTATGGAATGACGAGAATCTGGCAAATGCTTATTTGGCGAATCTTTATAGCATGTTTGGAAACTGGAGTACTGGGGCTGACCGAAATAGTCAACAAATTGCCGGTATCGTTTGGTATGCTGATCAGATAACCATATCCAATGGTAACTATAAGGACTGGAACTATGATCGAATCAGACTGATTAACCAAGCTATTCAGGATGTTCAGATGGGTACTTTACCACAAGAAGTAAAAGATAATATTTTGGGGCAAGCTTTGTTTATGAGGGCATATACTTATTTTAACATGGTGATGTACCATGGCGGAGTGCCTTACATTACTGTTCCTCAAGACCGTTATGAAGACGATCTCAATGTGCCAAGAAACAGCACAGCGGAATGTTTTGATTTTCTAGAAAATGATCTTGATCAGGCGATATCCCTATTGCCTACGCGCATTGAACCCAATTCCGGAGAGTATGGAAAGATTGATGGGAATTTCGCTACCGCTTTCAAGGCAAAAGTGCTTTTGTATAAAGCTTCCCCTCAATTTAACCCTTCAGATCCTTGGGACAATGTCTACTGGCAAGAAGCCTATGATGCCAATAGGTTAGCATACGAGTCTTTGTTGGGGCAAGGCTATGGATTAGTTGAAGATTACTCAAACATCGCTCTAGAGGAACGTAATGAAGAGGTGGTGTTTTCGGTTATCAATAGTTATCCAAATAAAACTGCTGCTTGGGATCATGGTGTAAGGCCTGGTTCAGAAAGTAGAGGGCCTGCTTCAGCATGTCCTACCTGGGAATTTATTCAAGAATTTCCCATGGCTGATGGTAAACTGTATAATGATCCGACAGGAGCTTACTATATGACAGATGAAGCGTTTCTTCAGAATTATTGGCTCAACAGGGATCCTCGTTTTAATAAGTCAATTGTTTGGGCAGGCAAGAGATATGAAGTGTCAGGAAAGGCAGAGAAGCGACAATATACTTCTTTGGGGATTGCCCATGAATTGGATGATTTTGGTATCAATCCAGCTGCTCAGACCAACTCTACCAATTTGGATAGGTATACTGGTTTCTTTATCCTAAAGAACAGCTTATTGAATTTAACACAAGCAGAAGTACAGCAATATGACCTGGATTATGTTTTGATGCGGTTTGCTGAAGTGATGCTCAACTATGCAGAGACGGCCAATGAAGTAGGAGAAATGGATATTGCATTGGACATTTTGAGGCAAATTCGAGAAAGGGCTGGTATAGAAGCAGGAAATGATGGCAATTATGGTATCACTGCTACTAACAGAGAAGAAGTAAGGGAAGCGATTTTGGCGGAGCGTAATATAGAGTTCTGTTTTGAAGGGCACCGTTTTTGGGACTTGAGAAGACTGAGAATGTTGGACAGGTTGGATGGAACTACAAAACATGGAGTAGAATCCATCGCTATTGATGGAGATGGATCTGATATGTTGCTTTCTGAAGCAAGAAGCAAGGCAAGTACCTATGGATTGGTCGAAAGCGATTTTAGGTATACTGTGCTACAGGTTCCTAGGTCGGGCGTGCAGGAAAGCGTACTTCCCGAAAACTATTATTTCTTTCCCATTCAGAATACTGTTCTGGATAGAAACCCTAATTTGGAACAAAATGAGGGGTGGGGTGGTACATTCGACCCCACATTATAA